Within the Haloarcula sp. CBA1127 genome, the region ATCAGCTTTAACTACATGTGTCACGGTTGAGCGAGTTGCCGAGATGTACTGAAGCCGGAATACTTCCATTTGGTATAACGGAAATGAGATCGGTCAGCTATATTAATACCAAACGAAAACCATTCCTGAAATGTTTTTATGATTTCTCCTCCTAACTGTGGCCCATGCACCGGGACTCACTGATCAGTTCAGAACAAGACTTTGCATCGCTCTGAGGCAACTGATTAAACGGAGGTATATCAGCTCTCTTATACGTACTCACTAAAATCCGTCATGTGAGTGTTGCTCTCTTGACCGAACGAGGTACTTGCACCTAAACTCCCCACTCCGATGGCTGCAGTTATCGCTGCTAACCCGAACTGGAAGAAAGACCTCCTATTAAGATGGGCCTTACCCCTTTCATTTGCTATTAGAGTGGTTGAGAATCCCGGAATCTTGTTGTCGTCATTGGTTGGTTTGTGCTTATCGGACATACACATATGGGTGAAGTAGGTATATGCTAATTAGCCGTTCTCACACTGTATGAACGTACTACATGTATCTTTACTGTATATATATTTAGGATGGTTACCAATTAGATCTTCACAACATACCAACTCAATCCGTAAACCTGTCAGGTGGAATACGGTATTCATCTTATATCTATAGTAGAGTATGATTACCGGGTGGGTCGGGGCGGGTTGATATGGTTTAGGGAATGGGATCTGCTATGTGCAGGTTGGGTGACCGGTTTACTCGAAACAAAGCAATGTCCCAGACCGAGCTAGAGCGACTTCAAGAGAACACATAACGGATTCAGATTTGAGGCGTCTCAGGAGTATCAGACGTATACTAATATTCCCGTCAAGGATACCGTGCAACGATTCGATGTCGATGAGCAGCGATAGACCAACGGACACGGTACCATCGTCGAGATGGAGAGAAGCATCTAAGATTGGGACAGCCGCCGTACATAATCCGCTCCGATGACGACTGACTGTGTCATCGTCTCTCAGCGGTATCCCCCGGAAAAGGGAGGCAATGCCTCCAGAATCCACGACACAGCTGTCAATCTTGGCGAAGACCTCGACGTGACAGTTCTGGCGCCGTCCCTCTGCTACCCACCGGGAAACTTCGAACGGACTTGGAAGCGTAAGCAGACAGAACACGAGAAGGGAGTGGTCGTCCACCGACTGTGGACGTGGCAGCCACAGAGTGAGAATCCCTCTCTGCTCCGCCGGCTCCCTTACTACCTCATATTCGCAGTCCATGCGGCACTCTGGTTAGTCATGAATTTCCGGCAGTACGACGTTGTCATGACATCTACGCCACCAATCACCACTGGCTTTCCCGGACTCGTGGCTGCTGCCATCGGGAACCCCTGGGTGATCGATGTCCGCGATCTGTGGATTGAGAACTCGATCGCCCTTGGATACATTACAGCAGACAGCCCACTGGTAAAAGCCGGGCGCACATTCCAGCGTCTTGCGTTACGCTCCGCTGATCGCATCACGGTAACAACTGAGACGCTCGGAGACGCAGTTGCTGACACGTACGGCAGCGATCTCCGGGATCGGATCCGAGTCATCCCAAACGGTGTTGACACCGGCCGGTTTTCCTCGGTTTCCACCACTGAAGAAGACAACTCGCGAATCGTATACACCGGGAATATCGGTAGTGCACAGGCACTCGAACCGTGTATCCGGGCGATGCAACACGTCTCAAGCGACGATGCTGTGCTCCAGTTAGTTGGCGACGGGGATGAAGTATCTCGGCTTAAAGGTGTAGTGGAGAGACTCGAACTCACAGACTGCGTGGAGTTTGTTGGATTGGTGGATCGTAAACGAATCCCGGAGATCCTTGACACCGCAACTGTCGGATTAGCCCCGATAAAAGACAGTCCAGAGCTGGACTACGCGATACCCACGAAGCTCTACGAGTACATGGCGTGCTCGCTACCCGTCGTCGTCACTGGGAGAGGAGAAATCAAGCGGTTCGCGACGGATACAGACGCAGGTATCCACACAGAACCCGATCCCGAGAGTATTGCGGCAGCGATTGACAGCCTCCTCGAAAATCCCGATCAGCGGGTGGCGATGGGTCGAGACGGACACCGAATCGTTTCCAAAGAGTACGACCGGAAAGCCATCGCGGGCCGACTGGGCGAGGTGTTCCGGACGTTGACAACGGGCGAACAGCAAGAATTGTCCACAGCCCCAAGTACTGACCATGACTGAGTCCCTGCGGACGCTTCCGAAAACGGTCCAGTTGTACGGGCACACGCTCACACAGTTGGAACCTGCTCAGGTACTCGGAATGGCTGAACGAACGACTCGGAATTCCGTCCTCACGCGACTCCCGCTCGACTTCGACGGGCGATACGACGCGGCGATTCCCCAAACTCTCTCGGTGGCGATCAGTCCAGTCGAAACAGACCTCGACCTGCTTCGGGATGAACTTTCAGAGTCGACCGTCCGGACGTTCCAGCAACGGAGTCGCCAAGCGGCCGACGGCAACCTGACGTTCCTCAACAGGACAATACAGTTTCGGTCGCCAGACCAGCCTAACTGGTTCGACGACCGGTTTGACGACTATCCGCTTCTCTGGCCGCTGAAACTATACGCGTTCGAACCTCTCCGATGGGCGACGCTGGGATTCAAAGACCCGCAGGTTGCTCCCGACAGGGTTGTCGAGGTGTTCGACCAGTGGATGCGGGACTGGGCCGATAGTATCGGAATCGGTCAGCCGGGCTACCTTCGAAATGCGTGGACACCGTGGGCAGTATCACTCCGTATTCAAACACTCGTGCGATACCTCGCGTGGCGAACTGGGGGCACCCAGGAAGGCGTTTCAGAGAGACTTACTGAGGCACTTGCTCGAGAGATATATCGGAATTCGCTCTTCCTCACAAACCACGTCGAGGGTGATGTCGGCGGTAATCACCTCGTCGAAAACGGGCTCGCACTGCTCATGGCCGGACTCACCTTCCCA harbors:
- a CDS encoding glycosyltransferase family 4 protein, with amino-acid sequence MTTDCVIVSQRYPPEKGGNASRIHDTAVNLGEDLDVTVLAPSLCYPPGNFERTWKRKQTEHEKGVVVHRLWTWQPQSENPSLLRRLPYYLIFAVHAALWLVMNFRQYDVVMTSTPPITTGFPGLVAAAIGNPWVIDVRDLWIENSIALGYITADSPLVKAGRTFQRLALRSADRITVTTETLGDAVADTYGSDLRDRIRVIPNGVDTGRFSSVSTTEEDNSRIVYTGNIGSAQALEPCIRAMQHVSSDDAVLQLVGDGDEVSRLKGVVERLELTDCVEFVGLVDRKRIPEILDTATVGLAPIKDSPELDYAIPTKLYEYMACSLPVVVTGRGEIKRFATDTDAGIHTEPDPESIAAAIDSLLENPDQRVAMGRDGHRIVSKEYDRKAIAGRLGEVFRTLTTGEQQELSTAPSTDHD